A stretch of Vulpes vulpes isolate BD-2025 chromosome 4, VulVul3, whole genome shotgun sequence DNA encodes these proteins:
- the MRLN gene encoding myoregulin, producing MLDMMCKNWILISTTIPTSPEDEIVGRLLKILFVIFVDFMSIMYVIVTS from the coding sequence ATGTTGGATATGATGTGTAAAAACTGGATATTAATATCTACTACGATTCCCACAAGTCCAGAAGATGAAATTGTTGGAAGACTtctaaaaattttgtttgttaTCTTTGTTGACTTTATGTCTATTATGTATGTCATTGTAACTTCCTAA